One window of the Gloeocapsa sp. DLM2.Bin57 genome contains the following:
- a CDS encoding NAD(P)/FAD-dependent oxidoreductase: MKVIVVGGGAAGIFAAIHCAELNKELQVTVLEAGRQLLSKVKISGGGRCNVTHHCFQPAELIQYYPRGGRTLTGAFTRFQPQDTIAWFTARGVKLKTETDGRIFPVTDDSQTIIDCLLNSATKAGVKLVTNTSVKVVKHINNRFTLELNNGKQIDCDRLLLATGSNPSGYRFAQHFGHQIQPPVPSLFTLTIKDQRLQGLAGLSVTNATITLNSEKGKITQTGPILITHWGLSGPAVLKLSAWGARILSEHNYQMSVVINWLPPENPESLKEKLLQLKTSLAKKRVQSFSPLELPKRLWQRIIEVTGIPSTTTWTELSKQKIQQLSQELTQGRFQIQGKGVFKEEFVTCGGVSLPEINFKTMESKICRGLYFAGEILDIDGVTGGFNFQNAWTTGWLAGKGIATL, translated from the coding sequence ATGAAAGTAATAGTAGTTGGCGGAGGTGCAGCGGGTATCTTTGCGGCGATCCATTGTGCTGAACTAAATAAGGAACTACAAGTAACAGTATTAGAAGCAGGACGCCAATTACTAAGTAAAGTCAAAATCTCTGGGGGAGGTCGTTGTAATGTTACTCATCACTGTTTCCAACCTGCTGAGTTAATACAATATTACCCTAGAGGAGGTCGAACCTTGACAGGCGCATTTACTCGCTTTCAACCTCAAGATACGATAGCTTGGTTTACAGCTAGAGGAGTAAAACTAAAAACCGAAACAGATGGGCGAATTTTTCCCGTAACTGATGACTCACAAACCATTATCGATTGTTTACTAAACAGCGCCACTAAAGCAGGAGTAAAATTAGTAACTAATACTAGTGTCAAAGTAGTTAAGCACATTAACAACCGCTTTACTTTAGAATTAAATAACGGTAAACAAATAGACTGCGATCGCCTCTTACTTGCTACGGGAAGTAACCCATCAGGTTATCGTTTTGCTCAACATTTCGGTCACCAGATCCAACCACCCGTACCCTCTTTGTTTACCTTAACTATTAAAGATCAACGTTTACAAGGATTGGCAGGATTAAGCGTTACTAACGCTACCATCACTCTTAACTCAGAAAAAGGCAAAATCACTCAAACAGGACCAATTTTAATCACTCATTGGGGTTTAAGTGGACCTGCGGTTTTAAAACTCTCCGCTTGGGGTGCTAGAATACTCTCTGAACATAATTATCAAATGTCGGTAGTTATTAACTGGTTACCTCCAGAAAATCCCGAATCTCTCAAAGAGAAATTACTACAATTAAAAACCTCTTTAGCTAAAAAACGGGTACAGTCTTTTTCTCCCCTAGAATTACCTAAAAGATTATGGCAACGTATAATTGAAGTAACAGGTATTCCCTCCACCACCACTTGGACTGAATTATCTAAACAAAAAATCCAACAACTTAGTCAAGAATTAACTCAAGGACGTTTTCAAATTCAAGGAAAAGGAGTATTTAAGGAAGAATTTGTTACCTGTGGAGGAGTTAGTCTCCCTGAAATCAATTTTAAAACCATGGAAAGTAAAATCTGTCGAGGTTTATATTTTGCAGGAGAAATTCTTGATATAGATGGAGTGACAGGAGGTTTTAACTTTCAAAATGCTTGGACAACAGGTTGGTTAGCAGGTAAAGGAATCGCTACGCTTTAA
- a CDS encoding ABC transporter ATP-binding protein, producing the protein MTNRAKQPFFRLLAYTKPYNKVIWRATICSVLNKVFDLAPPALIGMAVDVVVQQEHSLLARFGITNVVQQLLFICFLSLIIWSLESIFEYAYERLWRNLAQQIQNDLRIHAYSHLQELDLAYFEERSTGGLLAILNDDINQLERFLDIGANEILQVLTTVVVISLAFFVITPDTAWMAMLPIPLIFWGSLAFQKLLAPRYAEVREKVSSLSSRLSNNLSGITTIKSFTTETYEIERLTQESEAYSVSNRRAIALSAAFIPLIRIFILIGFLAILFFGGIEVIEGKLAVGSYSVLVFLTQRLLWPLTRLGQTLDLYQRAMASTNRVLDLLDTPLTIHSGSQSLPVETVKGEIKLINLSFAYQPGLKVLDNISLEIPAGKTIGIVGSTGSGKSTLIKLILRLYEVSQGLITLDGYDIQDICLRDLRRAIGLVSQDIYLFHGTVQENIAYGSPVASLEEIIQAAKIAEAHEFILQLHRGYDTIVGERGQKLSGGQRQRIAIARALLKNPPILILDEATSAVDNETEAAISRSLEKITCNRTTIAIAHRLSTIRHADWIYVLEYGRIVEEGHHEYLIALNGIYANLWRVQTGSRSSVFKA; encoded by the coding sequence ATGACTAATCGAGCAAAACAACCCTTTTTTCGTCTTTTAGCCTATACTAAACCTTATAATAAAGTTATTTGGCGCGCTACTATTTGTTCTGTCCTGAATAAAGTTTTTGATCTCGCTCCACCCGCTTTAATTGGTATGGCTGTAGATGTAGTGGTTCAACAAGAACATTCTCTACTAGCTCGATTTGGTATCACTAATGTTGTTCAACAACTACTATTTATCTGTTTTCTCTCTTTGATTATCTGGAGTTTAGAGTCTATCTTTGAATACGCTTATGAGCGATTATGGCGTAATTTAGCACAACAAATCCAAAATGATTTACGTATCCATGCTTATAGTCACTTACAAGAATTAGATTTAGCTTATTTTGAAGAAAGATCTACGGGTGGATTGTTAGCGATTCTTAATGATGATATTAACCAGTTAGAAAGATTTTTAGATATCGGTGCTAATGAGATTTTACAAGTATTGACAACAGTAGTAGTCATTAGTCTGGCTTTTTTTGTGATTACTCCTGATACCGCTTGGATGGCGATGTTGCCAATACCTCTAATTTTCTGGGGATCTTTGGCTTTTCAAAAGTTATTAGCACCTCGTTACGCTGAAGTTAGAGAGAAGGTAAGTTCTTTAAGTAGTCGTCTCAGTAATAATTTAAGCGGGATTACTACGATTAAAAGTTTTACTACTGAAACTTACGAAATTGAACGACTCACACAAGAAAGCGAAGCTTATAGTGTCAGTAATCGTAGAGCGATCGCCTTGAGTGCTGCTTTTATCCCTTTAATTCGGATTTTCATTTTAATTGGATTTTTGGCTATACTCTTTTTTGGGGGGATAGAAGTAATTGAGGGTAAACTAGCAGTAGGTAGCTATAGTGTCCTAGTTTTTCTGACCCAACGATTATTATGGCCTTTGACTCGTTTAGGACAAACTTTGGATTTATATCAAAGAGCTATGGCTTCTACTAATAGGGTACTAGATTTACTCGATACACCCTTAACGATTCATTCGGGATCTCAATCTTTACCTGTAGAAACTGTCAAAGGGGAAATTAAGTTAATTAATCTGAGTTTTGCTTATCAACCAGGTTTAAAGGTACTAGATAATATCTCTCTAGAAATACCCGCGGGTAAAACTATTGGGATTGTGGGATCTACAGGTTCGGGAAAAAGTACTCTGATTAAACTAATTTTACGACTATACGAAGTTAGTCAGGGACTAATTACTTTAGACGGTTATGATATTCAAGATATTTGTTTAAGAGATTTACGTCGTGCTATTGGGTTGGTTAGTCAGGATATCTATTTATTCCATGGTACAGTACAGGAAAATATCGCCTATGGTAGTCCAGTGGCTAGTTTAGAAGAGATTATCCAAGCTGCTAAAATAGCCGAAGCTCACGAGTTTATTTTACAATTACATAGGGGTTATGATACTATTGTTGGGGAAAGAGGACAAAAACTTTCGGGAGGACAAAGACAGAGAATAGCGATCGCTCGTGCTTTGTTAAAAAATCCCCCTATTCTGATTCTAGATGAAGCAACCTCCGCGGTAGATAATGAAACTGAAGCGGCAATATCTCGTTCTCTAGAAAAGATTACTTGTAATCGAACCACTATAGCGATCGCCCATCGTCTCTCCACTATTCGTCACGCTGACTGGATTTATGTCCTCGAATATGGAAGAATCGTCGAAGAGGGTCATCATGAGTACTTAATCGCTTTAAATGGTATCTATGCTAATCTCTGGAGAGTGCAAACTGGTAGTAGAAGTTCTGTCTTTAAAGCGTAG
- a CDS encoding ABC transporter permease: MKWWQRLKKNSLARLGAIVLLCFYAIVIGADFFAPYDPYTPQIDGSLLPPTKIFWRNFQPHVYPTTLGPTNLETGDRELTRDYTQPSPIRLFVKGRSYNFLGLTLDRHLFGTVGSGYLNLLGTDEQGRDQLSRLIYGGRISLFVGIVGITISFPLGMLIGGISGYFGGVVDAILMRLAEVLMTIPGIYLLVTLAAVLPPDLTSTQRFLLIVLITSLISWAGLARVTRGQVLTIKEQEFVQAARSMGARPLYLIIRHILPQTASYMIISATLAIPGFIIAESVLSLIGLGIQQPDPSWGNLLSLGTNASILVLHPWLIWPPALVIILTVLAFNLLGDGLRDALDPRD, translated from the coding sequence ATGAAATGGTGGCAAAGACTCAAGAAAAACTCTCTAGCACGTTTAGGGGCAATAGTTTTATTATGTTTCTACGCGATCGTCATTGGTGCGGATTTTTTTGCTCCCTATGATCCCTATACTCCTCAAATCGATGGTTCATTATTACCACCTACAAAAATTTTCTGGCGTAACTTTCAACCTCATGTATATCCTACCACCCTCGGTCCTACTAATCTAGAAACAGGAGACAGAGAATTAACCAGAGACTATACACAACCTTCACCAATTCGACTATTCGTTAAAGGAAGAAGCTATAACTTTCTAGGATTAACATTAGATCGCCATTTATTCGGTACAGTAGGATCGGGCTATCTCAATCTTCTCGGTACAGATGAACAAGGTAGAGATCAACTGAGTCGTTTAATCTACGGTGGGAGAATCAGTCTTTTTGTGGGTATTGTTGGTATCACTATTTCTTTTCCCCTCGGTATGTTGATTGGGGGTATCTCTGGTTATTTTGGTGGGGTAGTAGATGCAATTTTAATGCGACTAGCAGAAGTGTTGATGACTATCCCTGGAATCTATTTACTGGTAACTTTAGCTGCGGTATTACCTCCAGATTTGACAAGCACCCAAAGATTTTTACTGATTGTCTTAATTACTTCTTTGATTAGTTGGGCCGGATTAGCTAGAGTTACTCGTGGACAGGTATTAACTATTAAAGAACAAGAATTTGTACAAGCAGCTAGATCTATGGGTGCTAGACCATTATATCTGATTATTCGTCATATTTTGCCTCAAACCGCTAGTTATATGATTATTTCCGCTACTTTAGCTATACCTGGATTTATTATCGCTGAATCAGTTCTGAGTTTAATCGGACTAGGTATTCAACAACCAGATCCAAGTTGGGGAAATTTACTCTCTTTAGGTACTAATGCTTCTATTCTCGTCTTACATCCCTGGTTAATTTGGCCCCCTGCTTTGGTGATTATTCTCACTGTACTTGCTTTTAATCTACTCGGAGACGGTTTGAGAGATGCCTTAGATCCTCGTGATTAA
- a CDS encoding DNA phosphorothioation-associated protein 4: MPPNRVRIDQQQAELVKSLLSESGNTAPFQTYADVLVFAAALGVRYQWRTPITTTAKEPTPINLDIFVSRGYDWLIQLIAIATTNNPKILSLYDNEAENERLRIFEEYANGGLIKLRDELKGSVDYSETIALLLNQERHKQSETVGEFDLTRFL, encoded by the coding sequence ATGCCCCCAAATCGTGTTAGAATCGATCAACAGCAAGCAGAACTAGTTAAATCATTGCTCAGTGAAAGTGGTAATACTGCACCTTTTCAAACTTACGCTGATGTACTAGTTTTTGCTGCTGCCTTGGGGGTAAGATATCAATGGCGGACTCCCATCACTACAACCGCTAAAGAACCAACCCCAATTAATCTCGATATTTTTGTCTCCCGTGGTTATGATTGGCTTATACAATTAATAGCGATCGCCACAACCAATAACCCTAAGATTCTTTCCCTCTACGATAACGAAGCAGAAAACGAACGCTTGCGTATTTTTGAAGAGTATGCTAATGGCGGGTTAATTAAATTACGGGATGAATTAAAAGGATCAGTAGATTATTCCGAAACAATTGCTCTATTGCTTAATCAAGAGAGACATAAACAATCAGAAACCGTAGGAGAGTTTGATTTAACTCGTTTTTTGTAG
- a CDS encoding F0F1 ATP synthase subunit gamma, whose product MSNLKAIRDRIQSVKNTKKITEAMRLVAAAKVRRAQEQVIATRPFADTLAQVLYGLQTRLSLEDVDLPLLKEREVNKVALLVISSDRGLCGGYNVNVIRRAEQRAKELEASGVEYEFVIVGRKAKQYLERRNYPINQSYSSLEQIPTASEAAQISDHLLSLFLSFAVDRVELIYTRFVSLISSRPVIQTLLPLTTQGLEVKDDEIFRLTTRQGELDVTRETYAAQVKVFPKDMIFEQDPVQILDALLPLYLNNQLLRALQESAASELAARMTAMSSASDNASDLVKTLTLSYNKARQASITQQILEVVAGAEAL is encoded by the coding sequence ATGTCTAACCTCAAAGCTATTCGCGATCGCATTCAATCAGTCAAAAATACCAAAAAAATTACCGAAGCTATGCGCCTCGTAGCAGCAGCTAAGGTACGTCGCGCCCAAGAACAAGTTATCGCCACTAGACCCTTTGCCGATACCCTAGCCCAAGTTCTCTACGGGTTACAAACTCGTTTGAGTCTAGAAGATGTTGACTTACCCCTGTTAAAAGAAAGAGAAGTTAACAAAGTAGCCCTACTGGTAATTTCTAGTGATAGAGGTCTCTGTGGAGGTTATAATGTTAACGTGATCAGAAGGGCTGAACAAAGAGCTAAAGAATTAGAAGCATCAGGAGTAGAATACGAGTTCGTAATCGTAGGACGTAAAGCCAAACAATACCTAGAACGTCGTAATTACCCTATTAACCAAAGCTATTCTAGCTTAGAACAAATTCCCACGGCTTCAGAAGCGGCTCAAATTTCTGATCACCTACTCTCTCTCTTCCTCTCTTTTGCAGTAGATAGAGTCGAGTTGATTTATACTCGCTTCGTCTCTCTGATTAGTTCTCGCCCCGTGATTCAAACACTTTTACCTCTAACTACTCAAGGATTAGAAGTTAAAGACGATGAAATCTTTCGCTTAACTACTCGTCAGGGTGAACTAGATGTAACTAGAGAAACTTACGCAGCTCAAGTAAAGGTTTTCCCTAAAGATATGATCTTTGAACAAGATCCAGTACAGATTCTAGATGCACTCTTACCTCTGTATTTGAATAATCAACTTTTAAGAGCGTTACAAGAATCAGCAGCAAGTGAACTAGCAGCGAGAATGACCGCGATGAGTAGCGCTTCTGATAACGCTTCGGATTTGGTGAAAACTTTGACTCTATCCTATAATAAAGCTAGACAAGCCTCTATTACCCAACAAATCCTAGAGGTAGTAGCAGGAGCTGAAGCTCTCTAG
- the atpA gene encoding F0F1 ATP synthase subunit alpha — translation MISIRPDEISNIIRQQIESYDQQVQVTNVGTVLQVGDGTARVYGLDKVMAGELVEFEEGTVGVALNLEQDNVGVVLMGNGVTIQEGSSVKATGRIAEIPVGEALIGRVVDSLGRPLDGKGEINTGETRLLESMAPGIVDRKSVCEPMQTGITAIDAMIPIGRGQRELIIGDRQTGKTAIAVDTIINQKSEDVICVYVAIGQKASTVAQVIGTLEEKGAMAYTVVVAANANDPATLQYLAPYAGAAIAEYFMYKGKATLIIYDDLSKQAQAYRQMSLLLRRPPGREAYPGDVFYLHSRLLERAAKLNDALGGGSMTALPIIETQAGDVSAYIPTNVISITDGQIFLSSDLFNAGLRPAINAGISVSRVGSAAQTKAMKQVAGKLKLELAQFDELEAFSQFASDLDQATQAQLAKGQRLRQLLKQPQNSPLALWEQVVVTYAGIKDLLKEIPVEQVTAFTQGLREYIKTSKPELAETIQTGQKMSEETEKLLETTIAEFTQTFAGAKA, via the coding sequence ATGATTAGTATTAGACCAGACGAAATTAGTAACATTATCCGTCAGCAGATCGAATCATACGATCAACAAGTTCAAGTAACCAATGTAGGGACAGTACTACAGGTTGGAGACGGAACAGCACGTGTCTATGGCTTAGATAAAGTTATGGCGGGTGAATTAGTAGAATTTGAAGAAGGAACAGTAGGAGTAGCCCTCAACCTAGAACAGGATAACGTGGGTGTGGTACTGATGGGAAATGGAGTAACCATTCAAGAAGGCAGTTCAGTAAAAGCCACAGGCAGAATCGCTGAAATCCCCGTAGGAGAAGCATTAATAGGCAGGGTAGTAGATTCTCTAGGACGTCCCCTCGACGGTAAAGGAGAAATAAATACAGGAGAAACCCGCCTACTAGAATCTATGGCCCCTGGTATCGTAGATAGAAAGTCAGTATGTGAACCAATGCAAACAGGAATTACCGCGATTGATGCGATGATTCCTATCGGCAGAGGTCAACGAGAGTTGATTATTGGTGACCGTCAAACGGGAAAAACAGCGATCGCCGTAGATACAATCATTAACCAAAAATCAGAAGATGTAATCTGTGTTTACGTAGCCATCGGTCAAAAAGCCTCCACAGTAGCTCAAGTAATCGGGACTTTAGAAGAAAAAGGGGCAATGGCTTATACAGTAGTAGTAGCAGCTAACGCCAACGATCCCGCTACCCTGCAATATCTAGCCCCCTACGCGGGAGCAGCGATCGCCGAGTACTTCATGTACAAAGGTAAAGCAACCCTGATCATCTATGATGATTTATCCAAACAAGCTCAAGCTTACCGACAAATGTCACTGTTGCTACGTCGTCCCCCAGGACGTGAAGCCTACCCTGGAGACGTATTCTACCTTCACTCTCGCTTATTAGAAAGAGCAGCTAAACTCAACGATGCTCTCGGTGGTGGTAGCATGACAGCATTACCTATTATCGAAACCCAAGCAGGTGACGTATCCGCTTATATCCCCACTAACGTGATTTCCATCACCGATGGTCAGATCTTCCTCTCTTCTGACTTGTTTAACGCGGGCTTACGTCCAGCCATTAACGCGGGTATCTCTGTATCTCGTGTAGGTTCAGCAGCTCAAACCAAAGCGATGAAACAAGTAGCAGGTAAACTTAAACTAGAATTAGCTCAATTCGACGAACTAGAAGCATTTTCTCAGTTTGCTTCAGATTTAGATCAAGCTACTCAAGCACAACTAGCTAAAGGTCAACGTCTGCGTCAATTACTCAAACAACCTCAAAACTCACCTCTAGCACTATGGGAACAAGTAGTAGTTACCTACGCAGGTATTAAAGACCTACTCAAAGAAATTCCCGTAGAACAAGTGACAGCATTTACTCAAGGATTAAGAGAGTACATCAAAACCAGTAAACCTGAGTTAGCCGAAACTATTCAAACTGGACAAAAAATGAGTGAGGAAACTGAAAAACTCCTCGAAACCACCATCGCTGAATTTACCCAGACTTTTGCAGGTGCAAAAGCTTAA
- a CDS encoding F0F1 ATP synthase subunit delta, with amino-acid sequence MSGKVSSQVIDPYAEALMSLGKERNLTVEFSESLRELASLWENSPELSSFLESPLIKAEGKKAVLGQILGDSNVYLKNFMMLLVDRGRIMFLDKIAEKYLELFRKLNNVVLAEVTSATTMSEGQLQAVKDKITSLSGATAVEVKTTVEPDLIGGVIIKVGSQVYDTSIRGQLRRLALNLSKG; translated from the coding sequence ATGAGTGGTAAAGTAAGCTCCCAAGTAATTGACCCCTACGCAGAAGCTTTGATGTCTCTAGGGAAAGAAAGAAATCTGACCGTAGAATTCAGCGAATCATTACGGGAACTCGCCTCATTATGGGAAAATTCACCAGAATTGAGTAGTTTTCTAGAAAGTCCCTTAATCAAAGCTGAAGGCAAAAAAGCAGTCTTAGGGCAAATACTCGGAGATAGTAATGTTTATCTGAAAAACTTTATGATGTTGCTAGTAGATCGCGGCAGAATAATGTTTTTAGATAAAATAGCTGAAAAATATCTAGAATTATTCCGCAAACTCAATAATGTAGTTCTTGCGGAGGTGACCTCAGCAACAACCATGAGTGAAGGTCAATTGCAAGCAGTAAAAGATAAAATAACCAGCTTATCAGGTGCAACAGCAGTAGAAGTAAAAACCACTGTAGAGCCAGATTTAATTGGTGGGGTCATCATTAAGGTAGGGTCTCAAGTGTACGATACTAGCATACGAGGACAATTACGTCGTCTCGCCTTGAATCTAAGTAAGGGATAA
- a CDS encoding F0F1 ATP synthase subunit B, producing the protein MGTFFYLANEGFGLNLDILDTNLVNLGILIGLLLFYGRKFLTQLLTDRRSKIEAEIQQAEQKAKDAAAALAEAQQKLAQAQTEAEKIHQNALSRAQEVKESILAQGKEEVARLQATASQELSTETDKVIAEIKAEIVSLALAKAETKLKGNLDSSVQEKLTDRSIAQLGGR; encoded by the coding sequence ATGGGGACGTTTTTTTATCTAGCTAACGAAGGCTTTGGACTGAATTTAGACATCTTAGATACTAACTTAGTTAATCTCGGTATCTTGATAGGCTTATTGCTCTTTTATGGGCGAAAATTCCTTACTCAGTTGCTAACAGACAGAAGAAGCAAAATAGAAGCAGAGATTCAACAAGCAGAGCAAAAAGCAAAAGATGCGGCAGCAGCCTTAGCAGAAGCCCAACAAAAACTAGCTCAAGCTCAAACTGAAGCCGAAAAAATACATCAAAACGCTCTGTCTAGAGCTCAAGAAGTTAAAGAATCAATCCTAGCACAAGGGAAAGAAGAAGTAGCCAGACTGCAAGCAACAGCAAGTCAGGAATTGAGCACAGAAACAGATAAAGTAATCGCCGAGATTAAAGCCGAGATAGTATCTTTAGCTCTAGCCAAAGCAGAAACAAAACTAAAAGGAAATCTAGATAGTTCAGTGCAAGAAAAACTAACTGATCGATCGATAGCTCAACTAGGAGGTCGTTAA
- a CDS encoding F0F1 ATP synthase subunit B': MTQWTILLATEAVEKSAEGGLFDLNATLPLMALQFLLLVAILNVVLYKPLGKALDDRAQYIRNQLGQAQERKEKAEGIALQYEQELKDVRRQSQEIIATAQAEAEKIVTAEIQKAQQEVQQEKEAAAQTIEAQKSQALASLEQQVDELTRQMIAKLLGPELVK, from the coding sequence ATGACACAATGGACAATATTACTAGCCACTGAAGCAGTAGAAAAAAGTGCTGAAGGCGGGTTGTTTGATCTCAATGCAACTCTACCCTTAATGGCGCTACAGTTTCTCCTGTTAGTAGCGATTTTAAACGTGGTTTTGTATAAACCACTAGGTAAAGCTCTAGATGATAGAGCGCAGTACATTCGCAATCAATTAGGGCAAGCTCAAGAAAGGAAAGAAAAAGCCGAAGGTATAGCCCTACAATACGAGCAAGAATTAAAAGACGTTCGACGCCAATCCCAAGAAATTATCGCAACTGCTCAAGCTGAAGCCGAGAAAATCGTAACAGCCGAAATCCAAAAAGCCCAACAAGAGGTACAACAGGAAAAAGAAGCCGCGGCTCAAACAATCGAAGCCCAAAAATCTCAAGCCTTAGCCTCTTTAGAGCAACAAGTTGATGAGTTAACTCGTCAAATGATTGCTAAACTTTTAGGTCCAGAATTAGTCAAATAG
- the atpE gene encoding ATP synthase F0 subunit C — MDPLVASASVLAAALAVGLSAIGPGLGQGKAAGQAVEGIARQPEAEGKIRGTLLLSLAFMEALTIYGLVVALVLLFANPFS, encoded by the coding sequence ATGGATCCATTAGTCGCATCTGCATCCGTTTTAGCTGCTGCTCTAGCTGTTGGTTTAAGTGCAATCGGACCAGGACTAGGTCAAGGTAAAGCAGCAGGTCAAGCAGTAGAAGGTATTGCTCGTCAACCTGAAGCTGAAGGCAAAATCCGCGGTACTCTACTATTAAGCTTAGCCTTCATGGAAGCTCTCACCATTTACGGTCTAGTTGTAGCTCTAGTATTACTATTTGCTAACCCCTTTTCCTAA
- a CDS encoding F0F1 ATP synthase subunit A, with product MIDSLSMFNAFPLASLEVGKHFYWEIGNFKLHGQVFLSSWFVIAILLIASILATRNIQKIPTGIQNFMEYVLEFIRSLVKDQIGEKEYRPWVPFIGTLFLFIFVSNWSGALVPWKLIEIPNSELAAPTNDINTTVALALLTSLAYFYAGISKKGLGYFAGYLEPTPILAPFKVLEDFTRPLSLSFRLFGNILADELVVAVLVALVPLFVPLPLMILGLFLSSIQALIFATLAASYIHEALEEHGEEHE from the coding sequence ATAATAGACAGTTTAAGTATGTTCAACGCTTTTCCCCTGGCTTCCCTAGAAGTAGGTAAGCACTTTTATTGGGAGATTGGGAATTTCAAATTACATGGACAGGTGTTTCTGAGTTCTTGGTTCGTGATTGCTATCTTGTTGATCGCTTCCATTCTAGCCACAAGAAACATCCAAAAGATTCCTACAGGTATTCAAAACTTTATGGAATATGTCCTAGAATTTATTCGCAGTTTGGTCAAAGATCAAATCGGGGAAAAAGAATATCGTCCTTGGGTTCCATTTATTGGTACTTTATTCTTGTTTATCTTTGTGTCAAACTGGTCAGGTGCACTAGTTCCCTGGAAACTTATCGAAATTCCTAATAGTGAACTAGCCGCACCAACTAACGACATAAATACAACAGTAGCACTAGCCTTACTAACTTCTCTAGCTTATTTTTATGCAGGAATTAGTAAAAAAGGACTAGGCTACTTCGCGGGGTATTTAGAACCTACCCCAATTTTAGCCCCTTTCAAGGTGTTAGAAGACTTCACTAGACCCTTATCACTAAGCTTTCGTCTCTTCGGAAATATCCTAGCTGACGAATTAGTAGTAGCGGTTTTAGTCGCACTAGTACCCTTGTTTGTACCCTTACCCCTGATGATTTTGGGGTTATTTTTGAGTTCAATTCAGGCGTTGATTTTCGCTACCCTAGCTGCTTCATACATCCATGAAGCATTAGAAGAACACGGCGAAGAGCACGAATGA
- a CDS encoding ATP synthase subunit I codes for MSFLTSSFHLTVSDSPESNKQNPIEEYYQLQRTLLLVTLILTGVIFLAVWLTYTLGIALNYLLGACVGLVYLRMLGKDIEGLGGGKRRLSSTRLALVAALLIVASQWGQLQIMPVFLGFLTYKAAIIVYVIQTTLTPEQK; via the coding sequence ATTTCTTTCCTAACCTCTAGTTTCCATCTAACCGTGTCTGACTCACCCGAATCAAATAAGCAAAACCCCATAGAAGAGTACTATCAGCTACAAAGAACCCTGCTGTTAGTTACCCTGATCTTAACTGGAGTAATTTTTCTAGCCGTTTGGCTAACTTATACTCTGGGGATAGCCCTAAACTATCTTTTGGGAGCTTGTGTAGGCTTAGTTTATCTAAGGATGTTAGGCAAAGATATAGAAGGATTAGGAGGAGGGAAAAGGCGTCTGAGTTCAACTCGTCTGGCGTTAGTTGCCGCTTTATTAATCGTAGCTTCCCAATGGGGACAATTACAAATAATGCCCGTATTTTTGGGATTTTTAACCTATAAAGCAGCAATTATCGTGTATGTAATTCAAACAACCTTGACGCCAGAACAGAAATAG